One stretch of Cololabis saira isolate AMF1-May2022 chromosome 15, fColSai1.1, whole genome shotgun sequence DNA includes these proteins:
- the si:ch211-199g17.9 gene encoding uncharacterized protein si:ch211-199g17.9, whose translation MTEDLIEQYKCEIQEIKLKHRKLRMRFANQLQQLTEEHKKLHSVFSLEGLPDQLKSSEETINQLLSVEQRKLAQWQELSEEVEKLKKQAQLETVAPQPQDE comes from the exons ATGACAGAAGATCTGATTGAACAATACAAATGTGAAATCCAGGAAATCAAACTTAAACACCGGAAGCTGCG GATGAGATTTGCAAACCAACTTCAGCAACTGACAGAGGAACACAAGAAACTGCACTCTGTCTTt AGTCTAGAGGGACTCCCAGATCAACTGAAGAGCAGTGAAGAAACAATAAATCAGCTGTTGTCAGTTG AACAAAGAAAGTTGGCTCAGTGGCAAGAACTCAGTGAGGAAGTGGAGAAGCTGAAGAAACAGGCGCAGCTGGAGACGGTGGCCCCACAGCCTCAGGACGAGTGA
- the fam83hb gene encoding protein FAM83H isoform X2 codes for MAHRSQCSSIGDNPLDPNYLPPHYREEYRLGVDALIENDIQGYHEFLQAADIVGFLSLPEIEYIRSKCQGPTRSSNVPELMYHEGGQDVEGSSDTYWPLQSDMAAPGLDLGWPISQPGFIGPTEVTTLVNPSDPDMPSIKEQARRLIKNARQVVAVVMDVFTDVDLFADLLDATARNVPVYILLDEENAHHFVSMIINGKVNLDSIPMMRVRTVPGITYQSRTGKSFKGQVKDRFLLSDCRAVLSGNYSFTWSYEKIHRCIAHLFLGELVNTFDEEFRILFAQSEPLVVDPSSEAHAVPNPNSSMYYSSQIGLKRTQSLRNPIGIHSALPYGDSDHNPALGFRRNDPFRHTIEPGPGITIGKYSQQQFRMQQSYIEQGRSIVSRQMELSSSGYKRHSYAEGTQENYSSSRQFMKHRVMNNLDETEMHREQIQSSQYYTEGPGPGSGHGHYERLRGRQSPLAIDQYSNSSYRSDQEPPPGKHGTNYFSSEDLRGPEEMQAPPLAGRYGGSYQRRPTLGQSYACQSSPTQPHPPEKKSFYKQPDQEHDQDSTAKEGMRNWRIHSYLNTCEDAGEEGLRQPLGPDAFDEPPTSQQLTAAESSAPHFRLKEPPTITSKPRPDILAPRFGKPKLPETTNKDSTLTRTRGLLSSLGKNELEKEKERETDRSGVREDGEAAEGKGDVLISRHESIRSRINPMLQRSSRLRSSLIFSSSKGEMHSGSLGLTPATEEDEELDAVRTSSIVTQILEKKKAREAFQWRKKADEKEEKEKEKEKRKDVKEEQQQEKQMHLTDEIKSKEEALSINKEDKTKQSVEKSDVTTATNMNDPASRLLYFKELAAKRKASKMEMESLLKVPEPAEKKPDLSDTPPLKPTATQTAPDVTVSSTESKPKKLDIAAKLGELTRRPSVSSSKPPIITAKPFVSSRKLSETDKEESASGDQKKDIFKSLKALPSPKLFRKDQLKFKGLTSRRISSGEEFLVTDATDAEKSELKKSRSHSSSAMTHEEAKEGRMKAMGSNTSINTIGEGKGEGKTLDFLKKQTQRLKGFLGPKDKEKRGDSSSRDPVTADQPTTNHKTSAGTSGSSSQKNRQEREEAGGDKDGAATEKGLDVKNRFLRQRGNTLEREGLLQRIESLRKEKKVYSRFEMGNSLA; via the exons ATGGCACACCGGTCTCAATGTTCATCGATTGGGGATAATCCTCTCGACCCAAACTACCTGCCGCCTCACTATCGCGAGGAGTACCGTCTAGGTGTTGATGCTCTCATAGAAAATGACATACAG GGCTACCATGAGTTCCTCCAGGCGGCAGATATTGTGGGTTTCCTTTCCCTGCCGGAAATTGAATATATCAGGTCCAAATGCCAAGGGCCGACCCGGAGCTCCAACGTCCCGGAGCTGATGTATCATGAGGGAGGTCAGGACGTGGAAGGTTCCTCCGACACCTACTGGCCTTTGCAGTCTGACATGGCTGCACCGGGGCTGGACCTGGGATGGCCTATATCACAACCCGGCTTCATTGGGCCCACAGAGGTCACCACCCTGGTGAACCCCTCGGATCCGGACATGCCAAGTATCAAAGAGCAGGCTCGGCGACTGATCAAGAATGCACGCCAA GTTGTTGCTGTGGTGATGGACGTGTTTACAGATGTTGACCTCTTCGCTGACCTCTTGGATGCGACAGCACGCAACGTTCCTGTTTACATCTTACTGGACGAAGAGAATGCTCATCACTTTGTCTCCATGATCATTAATGGAAAAGTCAATTTGGACTCAATTCCT ATGATGCGTGTCAGGACTGTGCCAGGAATAACGTACCAATCGCGGACGGGGAAATCCTTTAAAGGACAGGTGAAAGATCGTTTCCTGTTGTCCGACTGCAGAGCTGTCCTCAGTGGGAACTACAG CTTTACGTGGTCCTATGAGAAGATCCACCGCTGCATCGCTCACCTCTTCCTTGGGGAGCTGGTCAACACTTTCGATGAGGAGTTTCGTATTCTCTTTGCTCAGTCGGAGCCTCTGGTCGTTGACCCTTCCAGTGAAGCCCATGCTGTCCCAAACCCCAACTCCAGCATGTATTACAGCAGCCAGATTGGTTTGAAGAGAACACAGTCTTTGCGTAACCCCATCGGGATTCACTCAGCCCTCCCCTACGGAGACTCTGATCATAACCCTGCGCTTGGTTTCCGGAGGAATGACCCCTTTCGTCACACCATTGAACCTGGCCCAGGAATTACGATAGGGAAGTATTCTCAACAGCAGTTTCGTATGCAGCAGTCGTACATAGAGCAGGGAAGGTCCATAGTGTCCAGACAGATGGAGTTGAGTTCCAGTGGCTATAAGAGGCACAGCTATGCAGAAGGAACCCAGGAAAACTACTCAAGTTCAAGGCAATTCATGAAGCACAGAGTCATGAACAATCTGGATGAAACAGAGATGCACAG GGAGCAGATTCAAAGTAGCCAGTACTACACTGAAGGACCTGGACCGGGTTCTGGCCACGGACACTACGAGAGACTTCGAGGCCGTCAGTCCCCCCTCGCTATTGATCAGTATTCAAACTCAAGCTATCGTTCAGATCAGGAGCCTCCACCTGGAAAACATGGGACAAACTACTTTTCATCTGAAGACCTGAGAGGACCGGAGGAGATGCAGGCCCCTCCGTTAGCTGGAAGATACGGAGGATCTTACCAGAGGAGGCCCACGTTAGGTCAGTCGTACGCCTGCCAGAGCTCACCGACGCAGCCACACCCACCAGAAAAGAAATCGTTTTACAAACAACCTGACCAAGAGCATGATCAAGACTCGACTGCAAAGGAGGGCATGAGGAACTGGAGAATCCACTCCTATCTAAACACTTGTGAGGATGCTGGAGAAGAAGGCTTACGTCAACCGTTGGGGCCTGATGCCTTTGATGAGCCTCCAACTTCACAGCAACTAACTGCAGCTGAAAGTTCAGCTCCACATTTTAGATTAAAGGAACCACCAACTATTACTTCCAAGCCGAGACCAGATATCCTGGCCCCACGCTTTGGGAAACCCAAATTACCAGAGACAACCAACAAAGACTCTACCCTAACAAGGACGAGAGGCCTGCTTTCATCTCTCGGTAAAAATGAGTTGGAGAAGGAAAAGGAAAGAGAGACGGACAGGAGTGGAGTGAGGGAGGACGGTGAAGCTGCAGAGGGGAAAGGGGATGTCCTAATCTCCAGACATGAGTCAATCCGCTCACGTATTAACCCAATGCTTCAGCGGAGCTCTCGTTTGCGTTCCTCGCTTATATTCTCATCTTCAAAGGGAGAGATGCACAGTGGCAGCTTAGGTCTGACACCAGCGacggaggaagatgaggagttaGATGCTGTACGCACTTCCTCCATAGTGACCCAGATCCTGGAAAAGAAGAAGGCTCGTGAAGCTTTCCAGTGGCGCAAGAAGGCtgatgaaaaagaagagaaagagaaagaaaaagagaaaaggaaagatgTGAAAGAAGAGCAGCAACAGGAAAAGCAGATGCATTTGACAGATGAGATTAAATCAAAAGAGGAAGCCCTGAGtataaacaaagaagacaagacAAAACAAAGTGTCGAGAAATCTGACGTCACAACGGCAACGAACATGAATGACCCAGCGAGTCGACTGCTTTATTTTAAAGAGCTGGCTGCAAAGAGAAAAGCGTCAAAGATGGAGATGGAGTCATTGCTAAAAGTCCCAGAGCCTGCTGAGAAAAAGCCCGATCTGTCTGACACGCCTCCGCTCAAGCCTACAGCTACACAGACGGCCCCAGATGTAACTGTTAGTTCCACAGAATCTAAACCAAAGAAACTTGACATCGCTGCAAAACTTGGAGAGCTCACTCGCCGACCTTCAGTAAGTTCATCCAAACCACCAATAATCACCGCAAAGCCTTTTGTGAGTTCCCGGAAGCTTTCGGAGACCGATAAAGAGGAGAGTGCGTCAGGGGATCAAAAGAAAGATATCTTCAAGTCTCTGAAGGCTCTTCCTTCACCTAAGCTCTTCCGGAAGGACCAGCTGAAGTTTAAGGGATTGACTTCTCGTCGCATCTCCAGTGGTGAAGAATTCCTGGTCACAGATGCTACAGATGCTGAGAAAAGTGAACTGAAAAAGAGCCGTTCTCATAGTTCCTCAGCCATGACACATGAAGAAGCCAAAGAGGGAAGGATGAAAGCTATGGGATCTAATACATCCATCAACACTATCGGTGAGGGGAAGGGGGAGGGGAAGACCCTTGACTTCCTAAAGAAGCAGACTCAGAGGTTAAAGGGATTCTTGGGGCCCAAGGATAAAGAAAAGAGAGGAGACTCATCATCTAGAGACCCAGTAACCGCTGATCAACCCACGACCAATCACAAAACATCTGCTGGGACGTCAGGCTCATCCAG TCAGAAGAACCGTCAGGAGCGAGAGGAAGCGGGAGGGGATAAAGATGGTGCCGCCACAGAAAAGGGACTGGACGTCAAAAACCGATTCCTGCGACAGCGAGGCAACACCCTGGAGCGGGAGGGCTTACTGCAGAGGATAGAGAGCCTGAGGAAGGAGAAGAAGGTCTACAGCCGTTTTGAG ATGGGGAATAGCCTGGCATAA
- the fam83hb gene encoding protein FAM83H isoform X1, protein MAHRSQCSSIGDNPLDPNYLPPHYREEYRLGVDALIENDIQGYHEFLQAADIVGFLSLPEIEYIRSKCQGPTRSSNVPELMYHEGGQDVEGSSDTYWPLQSDMAAPGLDLGWPISQPGFIGPTEVTTLVNPSDPDMPSIKEQARRLIKNARQVVAVVMDVFTDVDLFADLLDATARNVPVYILLDEENAHHFVSMIINGKVNLDSIPMMRVRTVPGITYQSRTGKSFKGQVKDRFLLSDCRAVLSGNYSFTWSYEKIHRCIAHLFLGELVNTFDEEFRILFAQSEPLVVDPSSEAHAVPNPNSSMYYSSQIGLKRTQSLRNPIGIHSALPYGDSDHNPALGFRRNDPFRHTIEPGPGITIGKYSQQQFRMQQSYIEQGRSIVSRQMELSSSGYKRHSYAEGTQENYSSSRQFMKHRVMNNLDETEMHREQIQSSQYYTEGPGPGSGHGHYERLRGRQSPLAIDQYSNSSYRSDQEPPPGKHGTNYFSSEDLRGPEEMQAPPLAGRYGGSYQRRPTLGQSYACQSSPTQPHPPEKKSFYKQPDQEHDQDSTAKEGMRNWRIHSYLNTCEDAGEEGLRQPLGPDAFDEPPTSQQLTAAESSAPHFRLKEPPTITSKPRPDILAPRFGKPKLPETTNKDSTLTRTRGLLSSLGKNELEKEKERETDRSGVREDGEAAEGKGDVLISRHESIRSRINPMLQRSSRLRSSLIFSSSKGEMHSGSLGLTPATEEDEELDAVRTSSIVTQILEKKKAREAFQWRKKADEKEEKEKEKEKRKDVKEEQQQEKQMHLTDEIKSKEEALSINKEDKTKQSVEKSDVTTATNMNDPASRLLYFKELAAKRKASKMEMESLLKVPEPAEKKPDLSDTPPLKPTATQTAPDVTVSSTESKPKKLDIAAKLGELTRRPSVSSSKPPIITAKPFVSSRKLSETDKEESASGDQKKDIFKSLKALPSPKLFRKDQLKFKGLTSRRISSGEEFLVTDATDAEKSELKKSRSHSSSAMTHEEAKEGRMKAMGSNTSINTIGEGKGEGKTLDFLKKQTQRLKGFLGPKDKEKRGDSSSRDPVTADQPTTNHKTSAGTSGSSRYQSPGSSVLFSSNLRDDTKVILEQISANSQKNRQEREEAGGDKDGAATEKGLDVKNRFLRQRGNTLEREGLLQRIESLRKEKKVYSRFEMGNSLA, encoded by the exons ATGGCACACCGGTCTCAATGTTCATCGATTGGGGATAATCCTCTCGACCCAAACTACCTGCCGCCTCACTATCGCGAGGAGTACCGTCTAGGTGTTGATGCTCTCATAGAAAATGACATACAG GGCTACCATGAGTTCCTCCAGGCGGCAGATATTGTGGGTTTCCTTTCCCTGCCGGAAATTGAATATATCAGGTCCAAATGCCAAGGGCCGACCCGGAGCTCCAACGTCCCGGAGCTGATGTATCATGAGGGAGGTCAGGACGTGGAAGGTTCCTCCGACACCTACTGGCCTTTGCAGTCTGACATGGCTGCACCGGGGCTGGACCTGGGATGGCCTATATCACAACCCGGCTTCATTGGGCCCACAGAGGTCACCACCCTGGTGAACCCCTCGGATCCGGACATGCCAAGTATCAAAGAGCAGGCTCGGCGACTGATCAAGAATGCACGCCAA GTTGTTGCTGTGGTGATGGACGTGTTTACAGATGTTGACCTCTTCGCTGACCTCTTGGATGCGACAGCACGCAACGTTCCTGTTTACATCTTACTGGACGAAGAGAATGCTCATCACTTTGTCTCCATGATCATTAATGGAAAAGTCAATTTGGACTCAATTCCT ATGATGCGTGTCAGGACTGTGCCAGGAATAACGTACCAATCGCGGACGGGGAAATCCTTTAAAGGACAGGTGAAAGATCGTTTCCTGTTGTCCGACTGCAGAGCTGTCCTCAGTGGGAACTACAG CTTTACGTGGTCCTATGAGAAGATCCACCGCTGCATCGCTCACCTCTTCCTTGGGGAGCTGGTCAACACTTTCGATGAGGAGTTTCGTATTCTCTTTGCTCAGTCGGAGCCTCTGGTCGTTGACCCTTCCAGTGAAGCCCATGCTGTCCCAAACCCCAACTCCAGCATGTATTACAGCAGCCAGATTGGTTTGAAGAGAACACAGTCTTTGCGTAACCCCATCGGGATTCACTCAGCCCTCCCCTACGGAGACTCTGATCATAACCCTGCGCTTGGTTTCCGGAGGAATGACCCCTTTCGTCACACCATTGAACCTGGCCCAGGAATTACGATAGGGAAGTATTCTCAACAGCAGTTTCGTATGCAGCAGTCGTACATAGAGCAGGGAAGGTCCATAGTGTCCAGACAGATGGAGTTGAGTTCCAGTGGCTATAAGAGGCACAGCTATGCAGAAGGAACCCAGGAAAACTACTCAAGTTCAAGGCAATTCATGAAGCACAGAGTCATGAACAATCTGGATGAAACAGAGATGCACAG GGAGCAGATTCAAAGTAGCCAGTACTACACTGAAGGACCTGGACCGGGTTCTGGCCACGGACACTACGAGAGACTTCGAGGCCGTCAGTCCCCCCTCGCTATTGATCAGTATTCAAACTCAAGCTATCGTTCAGATCAGGAGCCTCCACCTGGAAAACATGGGACAAACTACTTTTCATCTGAAGACCTGAGAGGACCGGAGGAGATGCAGGCCCCTCCGTTAGCTGGAAGATACGGAGGATCTTACCAGAGGAGGCCCACGTTAGGTCAGTCGTACGCCTGCCAGAGCTCACCGACGCAGCCACACCCACCAGAAAAGAAATCGTTTTACAAACAACCTGACCAAGAGCATGATCAAGACTCGACTGCAAAGGAGGGCATGAGGAACTGGAGAATCCACTCCTATCTAAACACTTGTGAGGATGCTGGAGAAGAAGGCTTACGTCAACCGTTGGGGCCTGATGCCTTTGATGAGCCTCCAACTTCACAGCAACTAACTGCAGCTGAAAGTTCAGCTCCACATTTTAGATTAAAGGAACCACCAACTATTACTTCCAAGCCGAGACCAGATATCCTGGCCCCACGCTTTGGGAAACCCAAATTACCAGAGACAACCAACAAAGACTCTACCCTAACAAGGACGAGAGGCCTGCTTTCATCTCTCGGTAAAAATGAGTTGGAGAAGGAAAAGGAAAGAGAGACGGACAGGAGTGGAGTGAGGGAGGACGGTGAAGCTGCAGAGGGGAAAGGGGATGTCCTAATCTCCAGACATGAGTCAATCCGCTCACGTATTAACCCAATGCTTCAGCGGAGCTCTCGTTTGCGTTCCTCGCTTATATTCTCATCTTCAAAGGGAGAGATGCACAGTGGCAGCTTAGGTCTGACACCAGCGacggaggaagatgaggagttaGATGCTGTACGCACTTCCTCCATAGTGACCCAGATCCTGGAAAAGAAGAAGGCTCGTGAAGCTTTCCAGTGGCGCAAGAAGGCtgatgaaaaagaagagaaagagaaagaaaaagagaaaaggaaagatgTGAAAGAAGAGCAGCAACAGGAAAAGCAGATGCATTTGACAGATGAGATTAAATCAAAAGAGGAAGCCCTGAGtataaacaaagaagacaagacAAAACAAAGTGTCGAGAAATCTGACGTCACAACGGCAACGAACATGAATGACCCAGCGAGTCGACTGCTTTATTTTAAAGAGCTGGCTGCAAAGAGAAAAGCGTCAAAGATGGAGATGGAGTCATTGCTAAAAGTCCCAGAGCCTGCTGAGAAAAAGCCCGATCTGTCTGACACGCCTCCGCTCAAGCCTACAGCTACACAGACGGCCCCAGATGTAACTGTTAGTTCCACAGAATCTAAACCAAAGAAACTTGACATCGCTGCAAAACTTGGAGAGCTCACTCGCCGACCTTCAGTAAGTTCATCCAAACCACCAATAATCACCGCAAAGCCTTTTGTGAGTTCCCGGAAGCTTTCGGAGACCGATAAAGAGGAGAGTGCGTCAGGGGATCAAAAGAAAGATATCTTCAAGTCTCTGAAGGCTCTTCCTTCACCTAAGCTCTTCCGGAAGGACCAGCTGAAGTTTAAGGGATTGACTTCTCGTCGCATCTCCAGTGGTGAAGAATTCCTGGTCACAGATGCTACAGATGCTGAGAAAAGTGAACTGAAAAAGAGCCGTTCTCATAGTTCCTCAGCCATGACACATGAAGAAGCCAAAGAGGGAAGGATGAAAGCTATGGGATCTAATACATCCATCAACACTATCGGTGAGGGGAAGGGGGAGGGGAAGACCCTTGACTTCCTAAAGAAGCAGACTCAGAGGTTAAAGGGATTCTTGGGGCCCAAGGATAAAGAAAAGAGAGGAGACTCATCATCTAGAGACCCAGTAACCGCTGATCAACCCACGACCAATCACAAAACATCTGCTGGGACGTCAGGCTCATCCAGGTACCAGTCTCCTGGAAGCTCCGTTTTGTTCAGCAGCAACTTAAGAGATGACACAAAAGTAATTCTGGAGCAAATCTCTGCAAACAGTCAGAAGAACCGTCAGGAGCGAGAGGAAGCGGGAGGGGATAAAGATGGTGCCGCCACAGAAAAGGGACTGGACGTCAAAAACCGATTCCTGCGACAGCGAGGCAACACCCTGGAGCGGGAGGGCTTACTGCAGAGGATAGAGAGCCTGAGGAAGGAGAAGAAGGTCTACAGCCGTTTTGAG ATGGGGAATAGCCTGGCATAA